In candidate division Zixibacteria bacterium HGW-Zixibacteria-1, a single genomic region encodes these proteins:
- a CDS encoding cobalamin-binding protein yields the protein MEILKHISESLERGEDKKVAELTVQAIEAKLAAKQILDDGLITGMTVVGKKFKAHEIFLPDVLLAAKAMYAGLDLLKPLLLKEKVPTIGKVVIGTVHGDMHDIGKNLVGIMLKGNGFDIIDLGHDVPPEKFVDTAVAEGASVIGMSALLTTTMPNMKLVVDLIKERGLQSKIKTIIGGAPVSDDFAREIGADAYAFDGINSIEKIKNMLGLN from the coding sequence TTGGAGATACTAAAACATATTTCGGAGAGCCTGGAACGCGGCGAGGACAAAAAAGTGGCCGAATTAACAGTGCAGGCGATCGAGGCAAAATTGGCGGCCAAACAGATACTCGATGACGGTCTGATTACCGGAATGACGGTGGTCGGGAAGAAATTCAAGGCGCACGAGATATTTCTTCCCGATGTTCTGCTGGCGGCTAAAGCGATGTATGCCGGGCTCGATTTGCTCAAGCCGCTGCTCTTGAAGGAAAAAGTGCCGACGATCGGCAAGGTCGTTATCGGGACAGTGCATGGTGACATGCATGATATCGGCAAAAATCTGGTCGGGATCATGCTCAAGGGAAATGGGTTCGATATAATCGATCTGGGTCATGATGTTCCCCCGGAGAAGTTTGTCGATACGGCGGTGGCCGAGGGGGCCTCGGTGATCGGCATGTCGGCGCTTCTGACGACAACCATGCCGAACATGAAACTGGTGGTCGATCTGATCAAAGAGCGCGGGCTGCAGAGCAAAATAAAAACCATCATCGGCGGGGCGCCGGTATCGGATGATTTTGCGCGTGAAATCGGCGCCGATGCTTATGCCTTCGACGGTATCAACTCGATTGAGAAGATCAAGAACATGCTGGGACTGAACTGA
- a CDS encoding methionine synthase, translating to MKDFLERIKAGETLIGDGALGTMLFERGVNISYCPERVNLGQQEILQEIAAAYLKAGADIVETNTFGASPLKLAVYGLHDKTEEIIGNAVEAVRKAVGRRAYISGSVGPCGKILKPYGDADPKAVLESFERQIKALAEHGVHIICIETMTDLAEAKLAIQAAKTMAPNLPVMATMTFDPTPRGYFTIMGTDIKAAAAGLEEAGADLIGSNCGNGIEKMVEIAQGFRMCSRMPLIIQSNAGLPRMEKGKAIYLETPEFMAEKGRALAAIGVSVIGGCCGTTPAHIKAMKKMVNYVRTH from the coding sequence ATGAAAGATTTTCTGGAGAGGATAAAGGCGGGCGAGACGCTGATCGGCGACGGCGCCCTGGGGACGATGCTGTTCGAGCGCGGCGTCAATATCAGTTATTGCCCGGAAAGAGTGAATCTTGGTCAGCAGGAGATTCTGCAGGAAATTGCGGCCGCATATTTGAAAGCCGGGGCCGACATCGTCGAGACAAACACGTTCGGGGCCTCGCCGCTGAAACTGGCGGTGTATGGCCTTCATGACAAGACCGAAGAAATAATCGGCAACGCGGTCGAGGCAGTCAGGAAAGCGGTCGGGCGGCGGGCCTATATTTCGGGCTCGGTCGGGCCGTGCGGCAAAATCCTCAAACCGTATGGTGATGCCGACCCGAAAGCGGTGCTGGAGAGTTTCGAGCGGCAGATTAAGGCTCTTGCCGAGCACGGGGTGCATATAATTTGTATCGAAACCATGACCGATCTGGCCGAGGCCAAACTGGCTATTCAGGCGGCTAAGACGATGGCGCCGAATCTGCCGGTGATGGCGACCATGACCTTCGATCCGACCCCGCGCGGTTATTTTACTATAATGGGGACGGATATAAAAGCGGCGGCGGCCGGACTGGAAGAAGCGGGGGCCGATCTTATCGGTTCCAATTGCGGCAACGGGATCGAAAAAATGGTCGAAATCGCTCAGGGTTTCAGGATGTGCAGCCGGATGCCGCTGATAATTCAGTCCAATGCCGGGCTGCCCAGGATGGAAAAAGGAAAGGCCATTTATCTGGAAACACCGGAATTTATGGCGGAGAAAGGGCGCGCCCTGGCGGCGATCGGGGTGTCGGTTATCGGGGGCTGCTGCGGGACGACGCCGGCCCATATAAAGGCCATGAAAAAGATGGTCAATTACGTGCGGACTCATTGA
- a CDS encoding glutamine-hydrolyzing GMP synthase, producing the protein MKIDSIAILDCGAQYTKVIDRRVRELSVRSEVFPLKVEAEKLKGFDGIILSGGPKSVWDDDRLEYDEDIFSLGVPILGICYGMHLINKHFGGVVSPGVKNEYGETDIEVDPGCPLFDGLDESQRVLMSHGDSVEILADGFKSCAVSEHICAAMQDDKRKVYGVQFHPEVDLTVNGVAMLRNFLSKICELSGNYILEDRIDAAIEKIKKQVGDGQVLVLVSGGVDSAVSAALLSRALDPDKIYAIHVDHGLMRKDESDIICEQLKQLGLKHLIRENAEKKFFNTVVTLDGTEIGPLTATIDPEEKRNIIGEVFVRVIQDVSARLRLKPDKTFWAQGTLRPDLIESGNPDVSATAHKIKTHHNDVEMIRLARARGMVIETNWDWHKDEVRRVARKLGIAESIASRQPFPGPGLAIRTICYDGRGSVDREVFNGFGKVLSESGGGYKGNVLPIRSVGVQGDLRSYRHLSLLWGKGIDLDWNHIYRLGNGIPNKVKGINRVAYVLNKKEIDQQVKCTEFYLSHDSVALLQELDHVVTEKLNKPPMSQVLAVLLPIGLEKKFSVAIRTFITNDYMTGRPAFIGQDVSKETIAELVDELESQFDEIDLILYDVTSKPPATVEWQ; encoded by the coding sequence GTGAAAATAGACAGTATCGCCATTCTTGATTGCGGCGCGCAATATACCAAGGTAATCGACCGCCGGGTGCGGGAATTATCGGTTCGTTCCGAAGTGTTTCCATTGAAAGTGGAGGCGGAGAAACTGAAAGGATTCGACGGGATCATTCTTTCGGGCGGCCCGAAATCTGTCTGGGATGACGACCGGCTCGAATACGATGAAGATATTTTTTCCCTGGGCGTGCCGATTCTCGGAATCTGCTACGGGATGCATCTGATCAACAAGCATTTCGGCGGCGTTGTCTCTCCCGGAGTCAAGAATGAATACGGCGAAACCGATATCGAGGTGGATCCAGGATGCCCGCTGTTCGACGGTCTGGATGAGAGCCAGCGGGTTTTGATGAGTCATGGCGATTCGGTGGAGATTCTGGCCGACGGTTTCAAAAGCTGCGCGGTATCGGAGCATATCTGTGCGGCCATGCAGGACGATAAGCGGAAGGTGTACGGGGTGCAGTTTCATCCCGAAGTTGATCTGACGGTCAACGGGGTGGCCATGCTGCGAAATTTCCTGTCTAAAATTTGCGAATTGAGCGGCAATTATATTCTCGAAGACAGAATCGACGCCGCTATCGAGAAGATCAAGAAGCAGGTCGGTGACGGCCAGGTGCTGGTGCTGGTCAGCGGCGGGGTGGATTCGGCGGTGAGCGCCGCCCTGCTGAGCCGGGCGCTTGACCCGGACAAGATATATGCCATTCATGTCGATCACGGGTTGATGCGCAAGGATGAGAGCGATATTATCTGCGAGCAGTTGAAGCAACTGGGGCTGAAACACCTGATAAGAGAAAATGCCGAGAAAAAGTTTTTTAACACGGTGGTAACGCTCGACGGCACAGAAATCGGGCCATTGACAGCCACGATCGATCCCGAAGAAAAGCGAAATATAATCGGGGAAGTCTTTGTCAGGGTCATTCAGGATGTTTCGGCACGTCTGCGGCTGAAGCCGGATAAAACTTTCTGGGCGCAGGGGACATTGCGCCCGGACCTGATTGAAAGCGGCAATCCCGACGTGAGCGCCACGGCGCACAAGATAAAGACGCATCATAATGATGTCGAAATGATCCGCCTGGCGCGCGCCAGGGGAATGGTGATCGAGACCAACTGGGACTGGCACAAGGATGAAGTTCGCCGGGTGGCGCGAAAACTGGGTATTGCCGAGAGTATTGCCTCGCGGCAGCCGTTTCCCGGACCGGGCCTGGCCATCAGGACCATCTGTTATGACGGACGGGGGAGTGTCGATCGGGAAGTTTTTAACGGTTTCGGCAAAGTGCTCAGCGAATCGGGCGGCGGGTATAAGGGCAATGTCCTGCCGATCAGGTCGGTCGGCGTGCAGGGCGACCTTCGCAGCTACCGGCATCTGAGCCTGCTCTGGGGCAAAGGGATCGATCTTGACTGGAATCATATTTACCGCCTGGGAAACGGCATTCCCAACAAAGTGAAAGGGATCAACCGGGTAGCTTATGTTCTCAACAAAAAAGAGATCGATCAGCAGGTAAAGTGTACCGAGTTTTATCTGAGTCATGATTCAGTGGCGCTGCTTCAGGAGCTTGATCATGTCGTGACGGAAAAGCTGAATAAACCGCCGATGAGCCAGGTTCTGGCGGTGCTTCTGCCGATCGGTCTGGAGAAAAAATTCTCCGTGGCCATCAGGACCTTTATCACGAATGATTATATGACCGGGCGACCGGCCTTCATCGGTCAGGATGTATCCAAAGAGACAATAGCCGAATTGGTCGATGAACTCGAGAGCCAGTTCGATGAGATCGATCTGATCCTTTATGATGTCACCAGTAAGCCCCCGGCGACGGTTGAATGGCAATAG
- a CDS encoding transporter, producing MTEQDRDLENGGGKTQSEQEKHEHRLRNFLDKIDKKRAFFIFLGLGLFFLLYFLPSFPDAVDPSGEHFVLTREGKAALGLFLLAAVWWVFEVIPIGVTSIAIGVVQSLFLIRTTQVALTDFLDPSVWFIIGSIVIGMAFARTGLTRRMAYKMLLLVGEKTSKIYLGSFVMTALLTLIMAHTAVAAAVFPLLMAIYSLYDEDNKPTKFGKGLFIGMAFVAGAGSIITLLGAARGAVAIGFFKDIVGKEITFFQLSEYMLPVGVVMVILIWILIMTVFKPEHKTIPGLRKRVELLNEHLGPITKTEILTLAIVFTTIAVMSLRSFIPFLESLNKSAVILVATILFFLFRILKIEDLEEVPWNIVLLFGGAMSIGFCLWQTGAASWLAINWLGVLQHANWFIFVMGIALFILIMTNLIMNVAAIAISLPVALVIAPYLNVAPEVVFFSSLVVAGMPFLLLVGAAPNAIAYESKQFTSGEFFMAGIPASIVLLVVLALFVWLIWPMMGMPVTLAG from the coding sequence ATGACCGAGCAAGACAGGGACTTAGAAAACGGGGGCGGCAAAACTCAATCGGAGCAGGAGAAACATGAACACCGCTTGCGGAATTTTCTTGATAAGATAGATAAGAAGAGGGCATTTTTTATTTTTCTGGGGTTGGGATTATTTTTTCTCTTATATTTTCTACCATCCTTTCCCGATGCGGTCGATCCGTCCGGTGAGCATTTTGTCCTGACCCGTGAGGGCAAAGCGGCCCTGGGATTGTTTTTGCTGGCGGCGGTCTGGTGGGTTTTCGAAGTTATCCCGATCGGTGTTACCAGTATTGCCATCGGTGTCGTTCAGTCATTGTTTTTGATACGTACAACCCAGGTTGCCCTGACCGATTTTCTCGATCCGTCGGTATGGTTTATTATCGGTTCCATTGTGATTGGCATGGCTTTCGCCCGCACCGGCCTGACGAGGCGCATGGCCTATAAAATGTTGTTGCTGGTCGGAGAAAAGACCAGCAAGATATATCTCGGCAGCTTTGTCATGACCGCTCTGCTGACCCTGATCATGGCCCACACGGCGGTGGCGGCGGCAGTATTCCCGCTTCTTATGGCCATTTATTCGCTGTACGACGAAGACAACAAGCCAACCAAATTCGGCAAGGGGTTGTTTATCGGGATGGCTTTCGTGGCCGGCGCCGGTAGTATTATCACGCTGCTGGGTGCGGCACGCGGCGCGGTGGCGATCGGATTTTTCAAGGATATTGTCGGAAAAGAGATCACCTTCTTCCAGCTTTCGGAGTACATGTTACCGGTCGGCGTAGTGATGGTTATTTTAATCTGGATCTTGATAATGACAGTCTTCAAACCGGAGCACAAAACCATTCCCGGTCTTCGGAAAAGAGTCGAACTGCTGAATGAACATCTGGGGCCGATAACAAAAACGGAAATATTAACGCTTGCCATAGTCTTTACGACCATTGCGGTGATGAGTCTGCGGTCCTTTATTCCATTTCTGGAAAGTCTCAACAAGAGTGCGGTGATCCTGGTGGCGACGATTCTATTTTTCCTGTTTCGGATTCTCAAGATCGAGGATCTCGAGGAAGTACCCTGGAACATCGTGCTTCTTTTCGGCGGGGCCATGAGTATCGGTTTCTGTCTCTGGCAGACCGGTGCCGCCAGCTGGCTGGCCATAAACTGGCTGGGGGTGCTTCAGCATGCCAACTGGTTTATTTTTGTTATGGGCATAGCGTTGTTTATTCTCATTATGACCAATCTAATCATGAATGTCGCGGCGATTGCCATATCGCTTCCGGTGGCGCTGGTTATCGCGCCGTATCTTAATGTAGCGCCCGAAGTAGTATTTTTCTCATCGTTGGTTGTGGCCGGTATGCCGTTTCTGCTTCTGGTCGGCGCGGCGCCGAATGCCATCGCCTACGAAAGCAAGCAATTCACCAGCGGCGAATTCTTCATGGCGGGCATTCCGGCCAGTATTGTTCTCCTGGTTGTTCTGGCTCTATTTGTCTGGTTGATCTGGCCGATGATGGGTATGCCGGTAACGCTGGCAGGCTGA
- a CDS encoding multidrug ABC transporter substrate-binding protein, whose product MLVFENIKMALQSLRANPLRSILTLIGVAVGIAAVLYVVILGEITKANIAKQLESLGSNVLMIRPAHGHHRGIATSGNVINLTEADAEEIERVSEVITTTVPSFSGNAPVEYLDNNLSCRITGTIPEFKTVNNEKLTEGEFFNESHLAERSRVCVIGATIHQKLFGEQPAVGEAIYIRAKRFEVIGVLKAKGESWFSPDEQVFVPMTTAQERLFGVDHLDQILAQLKDAGSYDEALFDIETILRRNHRLRPDQDNDFDVRRQDFFLSTIQETNVALANFIILIALVSLVVGGIGIANMMLVAVTERTREIGLRRAIGARRRVVIFQFLIEAAVLGIIGGLIGIAGGLGVNRAMMGEAMIIPWEWVIYSLVICTSIGVMAGLYPAYRAANVNVIDALRYE is encoded by the coding sequence ATGCTGGTTTTCGAAAATATCAAGATGGCGCTGCAGAGCCTGCGGGCGAATCCTCTCAGGTCGATACTGACTCTGATCGGGGTAGCGGTGGGTATCGCGGCGGTTTTGTATGTGGTCATTCTCGGAGAAATCACCAAGGCGAATATCGCCAAACAGCTCGAATCGCTGGGCTCCAATGTTCTTATGATTCGTCCGGCACACGGGCATCACCGCGGTATTGCGACTTCCGGCAATGTCATTAATTTGACCGAGGCCGATGCCGAGGAAATTGAGCGAGTTTCGGAAGTCATCACGACCACCGTGCCCAGTTTTTCGGGCAATGCCCCGGTCGAATATCTGGACAATAATTTGAGTTGCCGGATAACCGGGACAATTCCGGAATTCAAGACAGTCAACAATGAGAAGCTGACGGAGGGTGAATTTTTCAATGAGAGTCATCTGGCGGAACGGTCGCGGGTATGTGTTATCGGAGCTACCATTCACCAGAAACTGTTTGGCGAGCAGCCGGCCGTCGGCGAGGCGATATATATCAGGGCAAAGCGGTTTGAAGTGATCGGTGTTCTGAAAGCCAAGGGTGAGTCATGGTTCAGTCCCGATGAGCAGGTTTTTGTCCCGATGACCACCGCCCAGGAGCGACTGTTTGGCGTGGATCACCTGGACCAGATACTGGCGCAGCTCAAGGATGCCGGAAGTTATGACGAAGCTTTGTTCGATATCGAGACAATTCTCCGGCGCAATCACCGCCTCCGGCCCGATCAGGACAATGATTTCGACGTCAGGCGACAGGATTTCTTTCTCTCCACGATTCAGGAAACCAACGTTGCACTGGCCAATTTTATAATCCTGATTGCCCTGGTGTCGCTGGTTGTCGGGGGAATCGGTATTGCCAATATGATGCTGGTGGCGGTCACCGAGCGGACGCGGGAGATCGGCCTGCGCCGGGCCATCGGCGCCCGGCGGCGCGTGGTGATATTTCAATTTCTGATCGAGGCCGCGGTGCTTGGGATTATCGGCGGACTGATCGGAATCGCCGGCGGACTGGGCGTCAACCGCGCCATGATGGGTGAGGCGATGATTATTCCCTGGGAGTGGGTGATATACAGCCTCGTGATTTGCACCAGTATCGGGGTCATGGCGGGACTTTACCCGGCCTACCGGGCCGCGAACGTTAATGTCATCGATGCCCTCCGTTATGAGTAA
- a CDS encoding 4Fe-4S ferredoxin — MKIKRRDFFKAAAFGAAAVTAGGTLGRAETVETECGVSFGVLVDTTVCIGCRKCEWACSRANSTSNRPREEYDDMSVYEKHRRPDYSAFTVVNRFDGPGIGDRKYTMKVQCMHCVDPACASACIVGALHKDKRGPVVYDAWKCIGCRYCMVACPFQVPAYEYHNPVDPQVRKCTFCYERTIEQGLPPACVAICPNEALTYGKREDLIDAAYIRIKNNPGRYFKHLYGEFEIGGTSWMYLAPVDFKYTELPRLDKEPVPHVTETIQHGIFKSFVPPLALYGLLGLVMHSLNGEKEKAEEDE, encoded by the coding sequence ATGAAAATAAAGAGACGTGATTTTTTTAAGGCGGCCGCCTTTGGTGCCGCCGCGGTGACGGCCGGTGGGACCCTCGGCCGGGCGGAAACGGTGGAAACGGAGTGCGGCGTCTCGTTCGGTGTCCTGGTCGATACAACCGTCTGCATCGGCTGCCGCAAATGTGAATGGGCCTGCAGCCGGGCCAACAGTACTTCGAATCGACCGCGAGAAGAGTACGATGACATGTCGGTATATGAAAAACATCGCCGTCCCGACTATTCGGCCTTTACGGTCGTCAACCGTTTCGATGGTCCGGGAATCGGGGACAGGAAATATACCATGAAAGTGCAATGTATGCATTGCGTTGATCCCGCCTGTGCCTCCGCCTGCATTGTCGGGGCCCTGCACAAAGATAAACGCGGCCCGGTCGTTTACGATGCCTGGAAATGTATCGGCTGCCGGTACTGCATGGTGGCCTGTCCGTTCCAGGTTCCGGCCTATGAGTACCATAATCCGGTCGATCCGCAGGTCAGAAAATGCACGTTCTGCTATGAGCGGACGATTGAGCAGGGGCTCCCGCCGGCCTGCGTGGCGATTTGCCCGAACGAGGCGCTGACATACGGCAAGCGGGAAGACCTGATTGATGCGGCTTATATCCGGATAAAGAATAATCCTGGCCGTTATTTCAAGCATCTCTACGGAGAATTCGAAATCGGCGGGACGAGCTGGATGTATCTGGCGCCGGTCGATTTCAAATATACCGAACTGCCCAGGCTCGATAAAGAACCGGTTCCGCACGTGACCGAGACCATACAGCACGGTATATTCAAGTCTTTTGTGCCGCCGCTGGCTCTCTATGGACTGCTGGGACTGGTGATGCATTCGCTCAATGGTGAGAAAGAGAAGGCGGAGGAGGACGAATGA
- a CDS encoding Ni/Fe-hydrogenase cytochrome b subunit, whose amino-acid sequence MSTHETRAPMKTRFFTKGTTILAAIAGLGILSYVYRLIFGLGAATNLDDQYPWGIWIAIDVASGVALAAGGFTTAALADIFHKDKYHAITRPALLTAMLGYTFVVIGLLADLGRYYNVWHPMIPSMWQGNSVLFEVGLCVMCYLTILYIEFLPIVAERFMGRVALPGPLRVFSKLIDSWLTVCYKYLTRFISLFIIAGVVLSCLHQSSLGTLMIIAPDKVHPLWYTSVSPLMFLLSAIAVGFPMVIFESILSSRSFKLKPELGILSSIARYTPILLGVYLAVKVADLTIRDAWPYLFEGSVQSAMFLIEIIGGVVIPILMLSTPKIRKSVKGLFISATLVIVLGVALNRINVFLVGYTPLYADGIYFPSVFEILVTAGLIALLVLVYRFLVLNLPIISVPNGENVPVGPESSKLVLNLNRDKVK is encoded by the coding sequence ATGAGTACTCATGAAACCCGGGCTCCCATGAAGACCCGCTTTTTCACCAAAGGGACAACTATTCTCGCGGCTATTGCCGGGCTGGGCATTCTCAGCTATGTGTACCGGTTGATTTTCGGCCTTGGGGCGGCCACCAACCTCGATGATCAGTATCCCTGGGGTATCTGGATCGCCATCGATGTCGCCTCGGGTGTGGCCCTGGCCGCCGGCGGTTTTACGACCGCGGCCCTGGCCGATATTTTTCACAAGGACAAGTACCATGCTATCACCAGACCGGCCCTCTTGACGGCCATGCTGGGTTACACATTTGTGGTTATCGGCCTGCTGGCCGACCTCGGACGCTACTACAATGTCTGGCATCCGATGATCCCGAGCATGTGGCAGGGCAACTCGGTTCTTTTTGAAGTCGGTTTGTGCGTCATGTGTTACCTGACCATCCTTTACATCGAGTTTTTGCCGATCGTGGCCGAGCGGTTTATGGGGCGGGTGGCACTGCCCGGGCCGTTGCGCGTTTTTAGCAAACTGATCGATTCCTGGCTGACGGTCTGCTATAAATATCTGACCCGTTTTATTTCGCTGTTCATCATTGCCGGGGTGGTGCTCTCCTGTTTGCATCAGTCCTCGCTGGGGACGCTTATGATTATTGCGCCGGACAAGGTTCACCCGCTCTGGTATACTTCGGTATCGCCGCTGATGTTTCTTCTTTCTGCCATAGCGGTTGGATTTCCGATGGTCATATTCGAGTCGATCCTGTCATCGCGATCATTCAAGCTCAAGCCGGAACTGGGCATTCTGTCGTCGATTGCCCGCTACACACCGATCCTGCTCGGAGTATACCTTGCCGTGAAAGTGGCCGATCTGACGATTCGCGACGCCTGGCCGTACCTGTTTGAGGGTTCGGTCCAGTCGGCGATGTTTTTAATCGAGATAATCGGCGGCGTGGTTATACCGATCCTCATGTTGAGCACACCCAAAATACGGAAATCGGTCAAGGGACTGTTTATATCGGCGACACTGGTGATTGTCCTCGGCGTGGCCCTAAACCGGATCAATGTTTTTCTAGTCGGCTATACGCCGCTTTATGCCGACGGCATTTATTTCCCGTCGGTTTTTGAAATCCTGGTTACAGCCGGGTTGATAGCCCTGCTGGTGCTCGTTTACCGGTTTCTGGTCTTGAACCTGCCGATCATTTCGGTTCCCAACGGCGAGAATGTGCCGGTCGGGCCGGAAAGCTCAAAGCTGGTTTTAAATCTTAATCGAGATAAGGTGAAATGA
- a CDS encoding ATP-dependent protease has protein sequence MAPKKSNELKYTDLTANIDLKKYKIRSSDDVKPCTNIISQERAIKAIKLGLKVKSRGYNIFVTGLTGTGRTTTIKKLLDDLDGQEPELNDYCYVNNFRDSDQPIALVFKAGEGGTFKHLVGLMINTLRKSIPKIFNSEDYKAKRNRIAADFEARQKSLLQDFEKKMNEAGFVMIQYQVGGGLRNELQPLIDNEPQSLDKLERLANEGKFQKARLEDLIGKREKLRREMSLVEMESKKMLEKLDAALEKLDFSMIAPLIQDKINVLKKKFPAEKVCRYLDDAEKALSENLDRFKEARPRRGEEEPPAFRKQEPFEEFAVNLVLDNSETKKAPVIIENSPAYRNIFGTVERVVDRFGYWRTDFSRINAGSLLKAAGGYLIINALDLFSEAGSWQALKRYLMSGEFSITGYDPFYMMAGSSLKPEPIPLNVKVVLIGERRIYNVLYSHEEDFKKIFKIKAEFDFVMELNECHLKEYVAFIRKIATDDKLVPFDTGALEEVAAYGVRLAGRRNKLSTRFTNIADIVREAAICAMEKKGKMVRREDVREAIDARRERVSMMEDKIQEMYVEESIMVKTTGKTVGQINGLAVYDTGEHAFGKPAKITVRTSVGRSGVINIERESDLSGPVHNKGVLVLTGFLRGKFAMNKPLVMSASICFEQSYGGIDGDSASSTEVYVILSALSGVPIDQSLAVTGSVNQYGEIQPIGGVNEKVEGFYDVCKAKKLTGKQGVMIPIQNVPDLQLKPEVVEAVKAGKFHIYPVTTIDEGIEILTGKPAGKELKSGGFTKGSIYDLVDKELDRLARQFKTSQDDDKKKDAGNNNDDEDKKPKKKKK, from the coding sequence ATGGCCCCCAAGAAGTCAAATGAATTGAAATACACTGACCTGACCGCGAATATTGACTTGAAAAAGTATAAAATCAGATCTTCCGACGATGTCAAACCCTGCACCAATATCATCAGCCAGGAACGCGCCATCAAAGCCATTAAATTGGGTCTGAAAGTCAAGAGCCGCGGTTATAATATATTCGTAACCGGTCTGACCGGAACCGGCCGAACGACGACTATTAAAAAGCTTCTTGATGACCTTGACGGGCAGGAGCCGGAATTAAATGACTATTGCTATGTGAACAATTTCAGGGACTCTGATCAGCCGATTGCACTGGTTTTCAAGGCCGGCGAGGGGGGCACTTTTAAGCATCTGGTCGGCCTGATGATAAATACTCTTCGAAAATCAATACCGAAAATTTTCAACAGCGAGGATTACAAGGCCAAGCGCAACCGGATTGCCGCCGATTTCGAGGCGCGGCAGAAAAGCCTGCTGCAGGATTTCGAAAAGAAAATGAATGAGGCCGGATTTGTGATGATCCAGTACCAGGTCGGCGGCGGGCTCAGGAATGAATTACAGCCGCTGATCGACAATGAGCCGCAGTCGCTCGATAAACTCGAACGGCTGGCCAATGAGGGCAAGTTCCAGAAGGCGAGGCTCGAGGATCTAATCGGCAAACGCGAAAAGCTGAGACGCGAAATGAGCCTGGTGGAGATGGAATCCAAGAAGATGCTCGAGAAACTGGATGCCGCCCTGGAGAAACTTGATTTTTCCATGATCGCGCCGCTTATTCAGGACAAAATCAATGTCCTCAAGAAGAAATTTCCCGCCGAAAAGGTCTGCCGTTATCTGGACGATGCCGAGAAGGCGCTCTCGGAGAATCTCGACCGCTTCAAAGAGGCCCGCCCGAGGCGCGGCGAGGAAGAACCGCCCGCTTTCAGAAAGCAGGAGCCGTTCGAAGAATTCGCGGTCAACCTCGTTCTGGACAATTCCGAGACCAAAAAGGCGCCGGTGATTATCGAAAATTCGCCCGCCTATCGCAATATTTTCGGAACCGTGGAGCGGGTGGTGGACCGGTTCGGCTACTGGCGCACCGATTTTTCGCGGATCAATGCCGGGTCGCTTCTGAAGGCGGCCGGCGGCTATCTGATTATCAATGCGCTCGATCTATTTTCCGAAGCCGGCTCATGGCAGGCGCTCAAGCGCTACCTTATGAGCGGCGAGTTTTCCATCACCGGTTATGATCCCTTCTATATGATGGCCGGATCATCGCTTAAACCGGAGCCGATCCCGCTCAATGTCAAGGTGGTTTTGATCGGCGAACGACGCATTTACAATGTCCTTTACAGCCACGAAGAAGATTTCAAGAAAATATTCAAAATCAAGGCCGAGTTCGATTTTGTCATGGAGCTCAATGAGTGCCATCTCAAGGAATATGTTGCTTTTATAAGAAAAATTGCAACCGATGATAAACTGGTGCCGTTCGATACCGGCGCCCTCGAGGAGGTCGCCGCTTACGGTGTCCGGCTGGCCGGCCGCAGGAACAAGCTTTCGACACGGTTCACCAATATCGCCGATATCGTCCGGGAAGCGGCCATCTGCGCTATGGAGAAGAAGGGCAAGATGGTGAGGCGCGAGGATGTCCGCGAAGCCATCGATGCGCGGCGCGAGCGGGTCAGTATGATGGAGGACAAGATTCAGGAGATGTATGTCGAGGAATCTATCATGGTCAAAACGACCGGCAAGACGGTCGGGCAGATCAACGGCCTCGCGGTATATGATACCGGCGAGCATGCTTTCGGGAAACCGGCGAAAATCACGGTGCGCACTTCGGTCGGCCGCTCGGGGGTCATCAATATCGAGCGCGAGTCGGACCTCTCCGGCCCGGTTCACAATAAGGGCGTTCTCGTCCTGACCGGGTTCCTGCGCGGCAAGTTCGCCATGAACAAACCGCTGGTGATGTCGGCCTCGATCTGTTTCGAGCAGTCATACGGCGGTATCGACGGCGACTCGGCTTCATCGACCGAAGTTTATGTAATCCTCTCGGCGCTCTCCGGGGTGCCGATCGACCAGAGCCTTGCGGTCACCGGGTCGGTCAACCAGTACGGCGAGATTCAACCGATCGGCGGTGTCAATGAAAAGGTCGAGGGCTTTTATGATGTCTGCAAGGCGAAGAAGCTGACCGGCAAGCAGGGCGTGATGATTCCGATCCAGAATGTTCCCGATTTGCAGCTCAAACCGGAAGTGGTCGAGGCAGTCAAAGCGGGCAAGTTCCATATTTATCCGGTGACGACAATCGACGAGGGTATCGAGATCCTGACCGGCAAACCGGCCGGCAAAGAGCTCAAGAGCGGCGGTTTCACGAAGGGGAGTATCTACGACCTAGTCGATAAGGAACTGGACCGCCTGGCACGACAGTTTAAAACCTCACAGGATGATGACAAGAAGAAAGACGCCGGCAACAACAACGACGACGAAGACAAAAAG